The Triplophysa dalaica isolate WHDGS20190420 chromosome 5, ASM1584641v1, whole genome shotgun sequence genome window below encodes:
- the LOC130421349 gene encoding histone H2B-like, with translation MPEPAKPAPKKGSKKAVTKTAVKGGKKRRKSRKESYAIYVYKVLKQVHPDTGISSKAMGIMNSFVNDIFERIAGESSRLAHYNKRSTITSREIQTAVRLLLPGELAKHAVSEGTKAVTKYTSSK, from the coding sequence ATGCCTGAACCAGCCAAACCCGCGCCCAAGAAGGGCTCTAAGAAGGCCGTCACCAAGACCGCCGTCAAGGGAGGAAAGAAGCGCAGAAAGTCCAGGAAGGAGAGTTACGCCATCTACGTGTACAAAGTGCTCAAGCAGGTCCACCCCGACACCGGCATCTCTTCCAAGGCGATGGGCATCATGAACTCTTTCGTCAACGACATCTTCGAGCGCATCGCCGGTGAGTCGTCTCGTCTCGCGCACTACAACAAGCGCTCCACCATCACGtcgagagagatccagaccgccgtgcgtctgctgctgcccggtgaactcgccaaacacgccgtgtccgagggcaccaaagccgtcaccaagtacaccagctccaagtaa
- the LOC130421356 gene encoding histone H4, whose amino-acid sequence MSGRGKGGKGLGKGGAKRHRKVLRDNIQGITKPAIRRLARRGGVKRISGLIYEETRGVLKVFLENVIRDAVTYTEHAKRKTVTAMDVVYALKRQGRTLYGFGG is encoded by the coding sequence ATGTCTGGAAGAGGAAAAGGCGGAAAGGGACTCGGTAAAGGAGGCGCGAAGCGTCATCGCAAAGTGTTGCGTGATAACATCCAGGGCATCACCAAGCCTGCCATCCGTCGTCTTGCTCGCCGCGGTGGTGTTAAGCGTATTTCCGGTCTCATCTACGAGGAGACTCGCGGTGTGTTGAAGGTGTTTCTGGAGAATGTTATCCGTGACGCCGTCACCTACACCGAGCACGCCAAGAGAAAGACCGTCACCGCCATGGACGTCGTGTACGCGCTGAAACGACAGGGACGCACTCTGTACGGCTTCGGAGGTTAA
- the LOC130421333 gene encoding histone H3-like has protein sequence MARTKQTARKSTGGKAPRKQLATKAARKSAPATGGVKKPHRYRPGTVALREIRRYQKSTELLIRKLPFQRLVREIAQDFKTDLRFQSSAVMALQESSEAYLVGLFEDTNLCAIHAKRVTIMPKDIQLARRIRGERA, from the coding sequence ATGGCAAGAACCAAGCAGACCGCCCGTAAGTCCACCGGTGGCAAAGCCCCGAGGAAGCAGCTCGCCACCAAAGCCGCCCGTAAGAGCGCTCCCGCCACTGGCGGCGTGAAGAAGCCTCATCGTTACAGGCCCGGCACCGTGGCTCTGAGAGAGATCCGCCGCTACCAGAAGTCCACCGAGCTGCTCATCCGCAAACTGCCTTTCCAGCGCCTGGTGAGAGAGATCGCTCAGGACTTCAAGACGGATCTGCGCTTCCAGAGCTCCGCCGTCATGGCTCTGCAGGAGTCCAGCGAGGCTTATCTGGTCGGTCTGTTCGAGGACACAAACCTGTGCGCCATCCACGCTAAGAGGGTCACCATCATGCCCAAAGACATTCAGCTGGCCCGCCGCATCCGCGGAGAGCGCGCTTAA
- the LOC130421359 gene encoding histone H1-like — MAETAPAPAAPPAKAPKKKSAAKPKTAGPGAIDLIVKAVTASKERNGVSLAALKKALTAGGYDVEKNNSRVKLAIKSLVTKGTLVQTKGTGASGSFKLNKKQVETKKPAKKAAPKARKPAVKKPAAAAKKPKTAAAKKTVAKKSPKKAKKPAATAAKKATKSPKKAKKPAAPKKAAKSPKKAAKSPKKVKAAKPKTTKPKAAKPKRAAPKKK, encoded by the coding sequence ATGGCAGAAACCGCTCCAGCTCCAGCAGCCCCGCCGGCGAAAGCGCCCAAGAAGAAATCTGCAGCCAAACCCAAGACAGCGGGTCCAGGCGCGATTGATCTCATCGTTAAAGCCGTGACGGCCTCCAAGGAGAGAAACGGTGTGTCTCTGGCCGCCCTGAAGAAAGCTCTCACCGCCGGCGGATACGATGTGGAGAAGAACAACTCCCGCGTCAAGCTCGCCATCAAGAGCCTCGTGACTAAAGGCACACTGGTCCAGACTAAAGGAACCGGTGCTTCAGGATCTTTCAAACTCAACAAAAAACAAGTCGAGACTAAGAAGCCAGCGAAGAAAGCCGCTCCTAAAGCAAGGAAGCCCGCAGTGAAGAAGCCCGCTGCTGCTGCCAAGAAGCCGAAGACCGCAGCGGCAAAGAAGACCGTCGCAAAGAAATCTCCCAAGAAGGCCAAGAAACCTGCCGCCACCGCCGCTAAAAAGGCAACGAAGAGCCCTAAGAAGGCGAAGAAGCCAGCGGCCCCCAAGAAGGCAGCCAAGAGTCCGAAGAAAGCAGCTAAAAGCCCCAAGAAGGTCAAGGCTGCAAAACCCAAGACGACAAAGCCCAAAGCAGCGAAGCCTAAAAGGGCCGCCCCGAAAAAGAAGTAA
- the LOC130421340 gene encoding histone H2A-like has translation MSGRGKTGGKSRAKAKTRSSRAGLQFPVGRVHRLLRKGNYAQRVGAGAPVYLAAVLEYLTAEILELAGNAARDNKKSRIIPRHLQLAVRNDEELNRLLGGVTIAQGGVLPNIQAVLLPKKTDKPAKTK, from the coding sequence ATGAGTGGAAGAGGTAAAACCGGCGGTAAATCAAGAGCGAAAGCTAAGACTCGGTCATCCAGAGCGGGTCTTCAGTTTCCCGTCGGCCGTGTTCACAGGCTACTTCGCAAAGGTAACTACGCACAACGCGTCGGTGCCGGAGCTCCAGTTTATCTCGCCGCTGTCCTCGAGTATCTCACCGCTGAGATCCTGGAGTTGGCCGGAAACGCCGCTCGGGACAACAAGAAGAGTCGGATCATTCCCCGCCATCTACAGCTGGCCGTGCGTAACGACGAGGAGTTGAACAGACTTCTGGGCGGCGTGACGATCGCTCAGGGTGGTGTGTTGCCCAACATTCAGGCGGTGTTACTGCCCAAGAAGACCGACAAACCCGCTAAGACCAAGTAA